The proteins below come from a single Agrobacterium vitis genomic window:
- a CDS encoding protein-disulfide reductase DsbD domain-containing protein has translation MILPLFSNGPVFPALAGLLFAGLLALTPLGDACAATSDWATSDGGRMRVIVLPPAPDGTRQAGLQIEPNDGWFTYWREPGDSGIPPQLTAAPEAKVTPSPLSFPVPKRMDIGSVRDVGYDHAVVFPFTLKSSGEDWQSPLKLTAFIGMCRNICIPFQAELSIDLSHEETTDVGEVKLIDKAKSKLPAAAAEDFYVSDFEMAHDLSSLDVSLVLPDGSKEEPRILVTGPEGYLFTEYKAVQSKGNSRTLRIALPKLPRNYSVSGKTWHILVAAGNKRTMEAPLAFATARPIVQP, from the coding sequence ATGATCCTTCCTTTGTTTTCCAACGGTCCGGTTTTTCCTGCGCTAGCCGGCCTGCTCTTTGCGGGTCTCCTGGCGCTGACACCTCTTGGCGATGCCTGCGCCGCCACCTCCGACTGGGCAACCAGCGATGGGGGCCGGATGCGGGTGATCGTGCTGCCACCGGCTCCGGATGGAACCCGGCAGGCAGGCCTGCAGATCGAGCCGAATGACGGCTGGTTTACCTATTGGCGCGAGCCCGGCGACAGCGGAATCCCTCCGCAGCTGACCGCCGCGCCGGAGGCGAAGGTCACGCCCTCGCCGCTGAGCTTTCCGGTGCCCAAGCGCATGGATATCGGCAGCGTGCGCGATGTCGGCTATGACCACGCTGTGGTGTTTCCCTTCACCTTGAAAAGCAGTGGCGAGGATTGGCAGAGCCCCCTCAAGCTAACGGCCTTCATCGGCATGTGCCGCAATATCTGCATTCCGTTTCAGGCGGAGTTGAGCATCGATCTCAGCCACGAGGAAACCACCGATGTCGGCGAGGTTAAGCTGATCGACAAGGCCAAATCCAAACTGCCTGCGGCGGCTGCGGAGGATTTTTACGTCTCGGACTTCGAGATGGCCCACGATCTCTCCAGCCTTGACGTGTCGCTGGTCCTGCCCGATGGCTCCAAGGAAGAGCCGCGCATTCTGGTGACCGGACCGGAAGGCTATCTGTTTACCGAATACAAGGCAGTGCAAAGCAAAGGCAATAGCCGCACCCTGCGCATCGCCCTGCCGAAGCTTCCGCGCAATTATTCGGTGAGCGGCAAGACCTGGCACATTCTGGTGGCAGCCGGCAACAAACGGACCATGGAAGCCCCGCTTGCCTTCGCAACAGCCCGCCCTATAGTGCAGCCCTGA
- a CDS encoding sensor domain-containing phosphodiesterase: MALTGFGAGMGHAAEPVKISRDDTALDLTATTEIHLNQGEAFQVSTAAGSDGIRRRIEVRASSAQHQGDWAVFALANVSDEQLERVIVAPHYRLVNSKVFWPDLGSQRIISITPSEGFSLDRVPSDDADVFRITLNPGAVVTFVAELATPNLPQIYLWEPDAYKDTINSFTLYRGIVLGISGLLAVFLTILFVVRGTSMLPAAASLAWAVLAYICVDFGFLGKLISITTHSEQIWRAGAEVGLASGFVIFLFTYLNLNRWHVNLGYATFAWILGLVLLFGVAIYDPSIAAGIARLSFALTATAGIALIVYLGLNRYDRAILLVPTWTLIIVWLIAGWMTVTGRLSNDIIQPAHGGALVLIVLLIGFTVMQHAFAGGGYNQGLFSDLERQSLALTGAGDIVWDWDVARDRVVTIPDISTRLGLSHGALHGAARNWIPSLHPDDRDRFRATLDVLLEHKRGRLNHEFRIRADDGHFHWLHIRARPVLGANGEIIRCIGTIADVTEQKNTVDRLLQDAINDNLTGLPNREVFLDRLQTLLTVTATADTVRPTVMIVDIDNFGRVNDMLGISAGDNILIALTRRLRRLLKPQDTLARLSGDQFGLILISERDPAKVADFADAMSKAIMVPINFANREINLTASIGLVSWVDQQESAAGLLSDAELAMYRAKRGGGNKVEPFRPAFRGTVSEKLQLETELARAVERGELTMVYQPIVRLDDEELAGFEALMRWEHPKRGTISPSEFIPLAESCDLIMPLGMFALERAATDLVEWEKQTGEMPIFVSVNLSSAQLINNTLYTDIRSLLSRVNCNPARLKLELTESVVVENPEQARLVLEKLKDIGLSLALDDFGTGYSSLSYLTRFPFDTLKLDRELVTDTSERRNILLRSVIGMAKDMGMDVVAEGVASEDDGDELAQMGCHYGQSFLYGAPVGPEAVMRLLKDQQQRAKRA, encoded by the coding sequence ATGGCGCTAACCGGGTTTGGCGCGGGCATGGGCCATGCCGCCGAACCGGTGAAGATCTCGCGTGATGACACCGCGCTCGACCTGACCGCGACCACGGAAATCCATCTCAATCAGGGCGAGGCGTTTCAGGTCTCCACCGCCGCTGGTTCGGATGGCATCCGCCGCCGTATCGAAGTGCGCGCCTCGTCAGCGCAGCACCAGGGCGATTGGGCGGTGTTTGCGCTCGCCAATGTGTCCGACGAGCAGCTGGAGCGGGTGATCGTCGCGCCACATTATCGTCTCGTCAATTCCAAGGTGTTCTGGCCGGATCTCGGCTCGCAGCGGATCATTTCCATCACCCCCAGCGAGGGATTTTCGCTGGACCGGGTGCCGAGCGACGATGCCGACGTGTTTCGCATCACCCTCAATCCGGGCGCGGTGGTGACGTTCGTGGCCGAACTGGCAACGCCGAACCTGCCGCAGATTTACCTGTGGGAGCCGGATGCCTATAAGGATACGATCAACTCGTTCACGCTCTATCGCGGCATCGTGCTGGGCATTTCCGGCCTGCTGGCGGTGTTCCTAACCATTCTGTTCGTGGTGCGCGGCACCTCCATGCTGCCCGCCGCCGCCTCGCTGGCCTGGGCAGTGCTCGCCTATATCTGCGTCGATTTCGGTTTCCTCGGCAAGCTGATCAGCATCACCACCCATAGCGAGCAGATCTGGCGAGCCGGGGCCGAAGTGGGTCTGGCCTCCGGCTTCGTGATCTTTCTCTTTACCTATCTCAACCTCAATCGTTGGCATGTGAACCTCGGCTACGCAACCTTTGCCTGGATCTTGGGCCTGGTGCTGCTGTTTGGCGTGGCAATCTACGATCCGTCGATTGCCGCAGGTATTGCCCGACTGTCCTTTGCGCTGACAGCCACGGCGGGGATCGCGCTGATCGTCTATCTCGGCTTGAACCGTTATGACCGCGCCATCCTGCTGGTGCCGACCTGGACGCTGATCATCGTCTGGCTGATTGCCGGCTGGATGACGGTGACGGGACGGTTGTCGAACGACATCATCCAGCCTGCTCATGGCGGCGCGCTGGTGCTGATCGTGCTGCTGATCGGCTTCACCGTCATGCAGCACGCCTTTGCTGGCGGTGGCTATAACCAGGGCCTGTTTTCCGATCTGGAGCGGCAATCCCTGGCGCTGACCGGGGCTGGCGATATCGTCTGGGACTGGGATGTGGCCCGCGACCGGGTGGTGACCATTCCCGACATTTCCACCCGGCTCGGCCTGAGCCACGGCGCGCTGCACGGGGCTGCCCGCAACTGGATTCCCAGCCTGCATCCCGATGACCGCGACCGGTTTCGCGCCACACTGGACGTGCTGCTGGAACACAAGCGCGGGCGGCTGAACCACGAATTCCGCATCCGCGCCGATGACGGGCATTTCCACTGGCTGCATATCCGTGCCCGGCCCGTATTGGGAGCCAACGGCGAAATCATCCGCTGCATCGGTACGATTGCCGATGTCACCGAACAGAAAAACACCGTCGACCGGCTGTTGCAGGATGCGATCAACGACAATCTCACCGGCTTGCCGAACCGAGAAGTGTTTCTGGACCGTTTGCAGACGCTTTTGACCGTGACCGCCACCGCCGATACGGTGCGCCCGACGGTCATGATTGTCGATATCGACAATTTCGGTCGGGTCAACGACATGCTCGGGATTTCCGCCGGAGACAATATCCTGATCGCGCTGACCCGGCGGTTGCGGCGGCTATTGAAGCCGCAGGATACGCTGGCCCGGCTTTCGGGAGACCAATTCGGCCTGATCCTGATTTCGGAGCGCGATCCGGCCAAGGTCGCCGATTTTGCCGATGCGATGAGCAAGGCGATCATGGTGCCGATCAATTTCGCCAATCGGGAGATCAATCTGACCGCCTCCATCGGCCTGGTCTCCTGGGTGGACCAGCAGGAAAGCGCTGCCGGACTGTTGTCGGATGCCGAGCTTGCCATGTACCGCGCCAAGCGCGGTGGCGGCAACAAGGTGGAGCCGTTCCGCCCGGCCTTCCGGGGCACCGTCTCGGAAAAGCTTCAGCTGGAAACCGAACTTGCCCGCGCCGTCGAGCGCGGCGAATTGACCATGGTCTATCAGCCGATCGTCCGGCTGGATGACGAGGAGCTGGCCGGTTTCGAAGCGCTGATGCGCTGGGAACACCCCAAGCGCGGCACCATCTCCCCCTCCGAATTCATACCCCTGGCGGAAAGCTGCGACCTGATCATGCCGCTCGGCATGTTCGCGCTGGAGCGGGCGGCAACGGATCTGGTGGAATGGGAAAAACAGACGGGCGAAATGCCGATTTTCGTCTCCGTCAACCTGTCCAGCGCCCAGCTGATCAACAACACGCTCTATACCGACATCCGCAGTCTGCTCAGCCGAGTCAATTGCAATCCGGCCCGGCTGAAACTGGAGCTGACCGAATCCGTCGTCGTCGAAAATCCGGAACAGGCAAGGCTGGTGCTGGAGAAGCTGAAGGATATCGGGCTCAGTCTCGCTTTGGATGATTTCGGCACCGGCTATTCCTCGCTGTCCTATCTGACCCGCTTTCCCTTCGATACGCTGAAACTCGACCGGGAACTGGTGACCGACACCAGCGAGCGGCGCAATATCCTGCTGCGCTCAGTCATCGGCATGGCCAAGGACATGGGCATGGATGTCGTGGCGGAAGGCGTTGCCAGCGAGGACGATGGGGACGAACTGGCCCAGATGGGCTGCCACTATGGCCAGAGCTTCCTCTACGGCGCTCCGGTCGGCCCGGAAGCGGTCATGCGTCTTTTGAAAGACCAGCAACAGCGAGCAAAGCGGGCTTGA
- a CDS encoding M16 family metallopeptidase translates to MNVECTRLPSGLTVVTEKMPHLESVALGVWVKSGSRDETAEEHGIAHLLEHMAFKGTKRRSARQIAEEIENVGGELNAATSTETTSYYARVLKDDVPLAVDILADILTDSAFDDEELIREKHVILQEIGAAFDTPDDVVFDRFAETAFRDQTVGRGILGTPQTVDGFTSDQIRAYLARNYTTDRMFVVAAGAVDHESFVRQVEDRFSTLRTKPAVSPIITPARYTGGEVRESRDLMDTQLLLGFEGRAYHARDFYASQILANILGGGMSSRLFQEVREFRGLCYSVYAFHWGFSDTGIFGIHAATGGENLPELVPVIIDELRKSAEQIEQQEIDRSRTQIRAQLLMGQESPAARAGQIARQMMLYGRPISNPELMERLESITVDRLKDLAGRLFFDGSPPTLSAIGPLEQLAPMEDILSALSGSRDTVLKAARG, encoded by the coding sequence ATGAATGTTGAGTGCACCCGCCTGCCTTCGGGGCTGACGGTCGTTACCGAAAAAATGCCGCATCTGGAAAGCGTCGCGCTGGGCGTCTGGGTTAAATCCGGTTCGCGCGATGAAACCGCCGAGGAACATGGCATTGCCCATCTTCTCGAACACATGGCTTTCAAAGGCACGAAACGGCGCAGCGCTCGCCAGATTGCCGAGGAAATCGAGAATGTCGGCGGCGAGCTGAATGCCGCGACATCGACCGAGACCACCTCTTATTACGCCCGGGTTCTGAAGGACGATGTGCCGCTGGCCGTCGATATTCTTGCTGACATCCTCACTGATTCGGCCTTCGATGACGAAGAATTGATCCGTGAAAAGCATGTGATCCTGCAGGAAATCGGCGCTGCCTTCGATACACCTGATGACGTTGTCTTCGACCGTTTCGCCGAAACCGCCTTTCGCGACCAGACGGTCGGACGCGGCATTCTTGGCACGCCACAAACGGTGGATGGTTTCACCAGCGACCAGATTCGCGCCTATCTTGCCCGCAACTATACCACCGACCGGATGTTCGTGGTGGCGGCTGGCGCCGTCGACCACGAAAGCTTCGTGCGCCAGGTTGAAGACCGCTTCAGCACGCTGCGCACCAAGCCCGCCGTCTCGCCGATTATCACCCCTGCCCGCTATACCGGCGGCGAGGTGCGTGAAAGCCGTGACCTGATGGACACCCAGCTTTTGCTCGGTTTCGAAGGCCGCGCCTATCATGCGCGCGATTTCTATGCCTCGCAGATTCTGGCCAATATCCTCGGCGGCGGCATGTCCTCCCGTCTGTTTCAGGAAGTACGCGAGTTTCGCGGTCTCTGTTATTCGGTCTATGCCTTTCATTGGGGCTTTTCCGATACCGGCATTTTCGGCATTCATGCCGCGACCGGCGGCGAAAACCTGCCGGAACTGGTGCCTGTGATCATCGACGAACTGCGCAAATCGGCTGAACAGATCGAGCAGCAGGAAATCGACCGGTCCCGCACCCAGATCCGGGCGCAATTGCTGATGGGGCAGGAAAGCCCTGCGGCGCGCGCCGGACAGATCGCCCGGCAGATGATGCTGTATGGTCGGCCGATTTCCAATCCGGAACTGATGGAGCGGCTGGAAAGCATTACCGTTGACCGGCTGAAGGACCTTGCTGGGCGGCTGTTCTTCGATGGTAGCCCACCAACATTGTCGGCCATCGGCCCGCTCGAACAACTCGCGCCCATGGAAGACATTCTTTCTGCCCTGTCGGGATCGCGCGACACGGTACTGAAGGCGGCGCGCGGCTGA
- a CDS encoding ABC transporter ATP-binding protein yields MSNPVIRLTNLTVAYDRHPAVHHVNGVIETGSLTAIAGPNGAGKSTLLKAIIGELRPAEGTVEHKLKRTDFGYLPQAADINRRFPISVLDTVLLGAWSNSGAFGRIARSDMDKAGQALAMVGLEGFEKRHIGALSAGQFQRVLFARLLLQDAKVILLDEPFTAIDARTTRDLIDIIHGWHGDGRTVVAVLHDFDQVRSHFPETLLLARELVSWGPTQDALSSANLLKARAMAERWDEDAEVCRPADQKTSRPAA; encoded by the coding sequence ATGAGCAATCCTGTGATCCGGCTCACCAATCTGACCGTCGCCTATGACCGGCATCCGGCTGTACATCACGTCAACGGCGTGATCGAGACCGGCAGCCTGACGGCGATTGCCGGGCCGAATGGGGCAGGAAAATCCACCCTGCTGAAGGCGATCATCGGCGAATTGCGCCCCGCCGAAGGCACGGTGGAGCATAAACTGAAACGCACAGATTTCGGCTATCTGCCGCAGGCCGCCGATATCAATCGCCGGTTTCCGATCAGCGTATTGGACACCGTGTTGCTCGGTGCCTGGAGCAATAGCGGCGCTTTTGGCCGCATCGCCCGATCCGACATGGACAAAGCAGGCCAGGCCCTGGCGATGGTCGGGCTGGAAGGATTTGAGAAGCGCCATATCGGCGCGCTCTCCGCCGGCCAGTTCCAGCGGGTGCTGTTTGCCCGGCTGTTATTGCAGGATGCCAAGGTGATCCTGCTGGACGAGCCTTTCACCGCTATCGATGCCCGCACCACCCGCGACCTGATTGACATTATCCACGGCTGGCACGGCGATGGCCGCACGGTGGTTGCGGTCCTGCATGATTTCGACCAGGTGCGCAGCCATTTCCCCGAGACTTTGCTTCTCGCCCGCGAACTGGTCAGCTGGGGTCCGACCCAGGACGCCCTGTCGTCTGCCAATCTGCTCAAGGCCCGCGCCATGGCTGAGCGCTGGGACGAGGATGCCGAGGTTTGCCGCCCGGCAGATCAGAAAACATCAAGGCCTGCCGCATGA
- the thrC gene encoding threonine synthase: protein MDFISTRGEAPALNFCDALLAGLARDGGLYLPREWPKMRKRDIRALRGKTYQEVAFAVLKPFVDGEIKDDALQSMIHDAYATFRHPAVAPLVQTGPNSYILELFHGTTLAFKDVAMQLLGRLMDHVLRERGQRATIVGATSGDTGGAAIDAFAGLDNIDMFILFPKGKVSPVQQRQMTTSKAGNVRAVAIEGNFDDCQDLVKAMFNHVAFRDKVQLSGVNSINWARIMAQVVYYFTAALSLGGPDRKISFTVPTGNFGDIFAGYVAREMGLPIDKLVIATNDNDILARTLKTGRYEMRGVMATTSPSMDIQISSNFERLLFEASGRNAGEIRSQMASLKQSGAFEIKPDALKTIRKLFRAGRATQQDVAKTIATTLAETGYLLDPHTACGVVVASKFEKPQSPMVTLATAHPAKFPAAVKSASGIDPALPTWLADLMDREERFDVLAGELDVVEAFISAHSRAGA from the coding sequence ATGGACTTTATTTCCACTCGCGGCGAGGCGCCCGCTCTCAATTTTTGCGACGCGCTTCTGGCAGGCCTCGCCCGTGACGGTGGCCTTTATCTGCCCCGCGAATGGCCGAAAATGCGCAAGCGCGACATTCGGGCGCTGCGCGGCAAGACCTATCAGGAGGTCGCGTTCGCGGTGCTAAAACCCTTCGTGGACGGCGAAATCAAGGATGATGCCCTTCAGTCGATGATCCATGACGCCTATGCCACCTTCCGCCATCCTGCTGTCGCGCCTTTGGTGCAGACCGGGCCGAATTCCTATATTCTCGAACTGTTCCACGGCACGACGCTGGCCTTCAAGGATGTCGCCATGCAATTGCTTGGCCGGCTGATGGATCACGTTCTGCGCGAACGCGGGCAGCGCGCCACCATTGTCGGCGCCACCTCGGGCGATACAGGCGGGGCGGCCATCGATGCCTTTGCCGGTCTTGATAATATCGACATGTTCATTCTGTTTCCCAAGGGCAAGGTCTCACCCGTGCAGCAGCGGCAGATGACCACATCCAAGGCCGGGAATGTCCGGGCGGTGGCCATCGAGGGCAATTTCGACGATTGCCAGGATCTGGTCAAAGCCATGTTCAACCATGTCGCTTTTCGCGACAAGGTGCAGCTATCCGGCGTCAATTCTATCAACTGGGCGCGAATCATGGCCCAGGTGGTCTATTATTTTACCGCCGCCCTTTCGCTGGGGGGACCGGACCGGAAGATTTCCTTCACCGTGCCGACCGGCAATTTCGGCGATATTTTCGCGGGCTATGTGGCGCGCGAAATGGGCCTACCCATCGACAAGCTGGTGATTGCCACCAATGATAACGACATTCTGGCCCGCACGCTGAAAACCGGACGCTACGAGATGCGCGGCGTCATGGCCACCACCTCACCATCGATGGATATCCAGATCTCCTCGAATTTCGAGCGCCTGCTGTTTGAAGCCAGCGGCCGCAATGCCGGTGAGATCCGTTCGCAGATGGCGTCCCTCAAGCAATCCGGCGCTTTCGAGATCAAGCCGGATGCGCTCAAAACCATCCGCAAACTCTTCCGGGCCGGGCGCGCCACCCAACAGGACGTGGCCAAAACCATCGCCACCACTTTGGCTGAAACCGGCTATCTGCTTGATCCCCATACGGCTTGCGGCGTGGTGGTCGCATCGAAATTCGAAAAGCCGCAAAGCCCGATGGTGACGCTGGCCACAGCCCATCCCGCCAAATTTCCGGCGGCGGTAAAATCGGCATCGGGTATTGACCCCGCGCTTCCGACGTGGCTTGCTGATCTCATGGATAGGGAGGAGCGTTTCGACGTCCTTGCCGGCGAGCTCGACGTGGTGGAGGCATTCATCTCCGCTCACTCGCGCGCCGGTGCTTAA
- a CDS encoding ArsR/SmtB family transcription factor produces the protein MLAEIASLMGDPARANMLIALMGGQALTAGELALHGGVSAPTASGHLARMVEGRLLSVEKQGRHRYYRLAGRAVAATMETLMSLAADGPRRLHPVGPKDLALRSARSCYDHIAGRLGVALADGLQTKAYIELGEEAVTLTPPGQQFFCDFGINLSPTTPRGRPFCRTCLDWSERRPHLAGRLGAALLDRMLELGWVARQPQGRALRITQAGQQGFRAQFGVTEDWMA, from the coding sequence ATGCTGGCTGAAATTGCCTCCCTGATGGGGGACCCGGCCCGCGCCAATATGCTGATCGCCTTGATGGGCGGGCAGGCGTTGACTGCGGGCGAGTTGGCGCTGCATGGTGGCGTCAGCGCCCCGACCGCCAGTGGCCATCTGGCCAGAATGGTGGAGGGCCGTCTGCTATCGGTCGAAAAACAGGGCCGTCACCGCTATTACCGTTTGGCGGGACGCGCTGTCGCTGCGACCATGGAGACGCTGATGTCGCTTGCTGCCGATGGGCCACGGCGCCTGCATCCGGTCGGCCCGAAGGACTTGGCGCTACGCTCGGCGCGCAGCTGTTACGATCACATCGCCGGTCGTCTTGGCGTGGCGCTGGCTGACGGCTTGCAGACCAAGGCCTATATCGAGCTGGGGGAGGAGGCGGTTACGCTGACACCACCCGGGCAGCAGTTTTTCTGCGATTTCGGCATCAACCTTTCCCCGACCACACCCCGCGGACGACCGTTCTGCCGCACCTGTCTCGACTGGAGCGAGCGTCGTCCGCATCTGGCCGGACGGCTGGGCGCGGCCTTGCTGGACAGAATGCTGGAACTGGGCTGGGTGGCGCGCCAGCCGCAGGGCAGGGCGCTGCGGATCACGCAGGCCGGACAGCAGGGCTTTCGGGCGCAATTCGGGGTTACGGAAGACTGGATGGCGTGA
- a CDS encoding peroxiredoxin, which translates to MTIAIGDTVPAATFKEKTADGPVEISTEDLFKDKKVVLFAVPGAFTPTCTLNHLPGYLEHRDALLAKGVDEIAVLSVNDWHVMGAWAQHSGGMGKIHFLADWDASFSKALGLDMDLSAGALGVRSKRYSMLVENGVVKSLDIEENPGQATVSSAEAMLERL; encoded by the coding sequence ATGACGATTGCAATTGGCGATACGGTTCCAGCGGCAACATTCAAGGAAAAAACCGCCGACGGCCCGGTCGAGATCAGCACCGAAGACCTGTTCAAGGACAAGAAGGTCGTGCTGTTTGCCGTGCCTGGCGCCTTTACCCCGACCTGCACGCTGAACCATCTGCCCGGCTATCTGGAGCACCGCGATGCGCTTCTGGCCAAGGGCGTCGATGAGATCGCCGTCCTCTCCGTCAATGACTGGCATGTCATGGGCGCCTGGGCGCAGCATAGCGGCGGCATGGGCAAGATCCATTTCCTCGCCGATTGGGATGCAAGCTTCTCCAAGGCGCTCGGTCTCGACATGGACCTTTCGGCGGGCGCACTCGGGGTGCGTTCCAAGCGCTACTCCATGCTGGTGGAAAATGGCGTGGTGAAAAGCCTCGATATCGAGGAAAATCCCGGCCAGGCCACGGTTTCCTCGGCTGAAGCCATGCTGGAACGGCTGTAA
- a CDS encoding DMT family transporter: MEKPVLLKELALLLALATVWGAAYSFIRIGVETIPPITLIAARTLLAGGLLLAILWMRGMTLPRDSATWRRFFIQSCLNSALPFTLIAWAELHVEAGLAVILNALTPIFTFLITVAFTRHEHVGLRKLLGVLLGISGTCLIVGFNAFHSAGTDLLAQCAVILASVCYAMAAIFGRNFKGLDPMMPATGSLLCGAAMLIPLSLIVDKPWTLAVSASSLAALLALAVFSTALAFVIYFRLVHTLGSVATTSQAYLRVPIGVGIGAIFLGERYSPTVLAGLVLVVAGVIVMTLPASLKLPRILRPLRRKPQQP; this comes from the coding sequence ATGGAAAAACCGGTCCTTTTGAAAGAACTTGCCCTGCTTTTGGCTTTGGCAACAGTTTGGGGCGCTGCCTATAGTTTCATCCGCATCGGGGTGGAGACCATTCCACCGATCACGCTGATTGCCGCCCGCACCCTGCTGGCCGGCGGGTTGTTGCTTGCCATTCTGTGGATGCGCGGCATGACACTGCCCCGCGACAGCGCCACCTGGCGGCGGTTCTTCATCCAGTCCTGCCTCAACAGCGCCCTGCCCTTCACCCTGATTGCCTGGGCGGAACTGCATGTCGAGGCAGGGCTAGCGGTGATCCTCAATGCCCTGACGCCAATCTTCACCTTCCTGATCACTGTCGCCTTCACCCGGCATGAACACGTCGGCCTGCGCAAACTGCTTGGCGTCTTGCTGGGGATTTCCGGCACCTGCCTGATCGTCGGCTTCAACGCCTTTCATTCCGCCGGAACCGATCTCCTCGCGCAATGCGCCGTCATCCTGGCATCGGTCTGCTATGCGATGGCCGCGATTTTCGGACGGAATTTTAAGGGACTAGATCCAATGATGCCTGCCACCGGCTCGCTTTTGTGTGGGGCGGCCATGCTCATTCCGCTCAGCCTGATCGTGGACAAGCCCTGGACGCTGGCGGTCTCCGCCTCTTCACTGGCAGCATTGCTGGCACTCGCGGTGTTTTCCACCGCGCTGGCTTTTGTGATCTATTTCCGGCTTGTCCACACGCTGGGCTCGGTCGCCACCACATCCCAGGCCTATCTGCGGGTGCCGATCGGGGTCGGCATCGGCGCGATTTTTCTTGGGGAGCGCTATAGCCCGACCGTGCTCGCCGGTCTCGTCCTTGTCGTGGCCGGTGTCATCGTCATGACCTTGCCCGCTTCGCTCAAGCTACCCCGCATCCTTCGTCCGTTGCGCCGAAAACCTCAACAGCCCTGA
- a CDS encoding YqgE/AlgH family protein, producing the protein MAFSTLKSDRERGFLDGHFLIAMPGMVDGNFTRSVVYVCAHTTAGAMGFIINRTQPVKFADILLHLDLIDQNDAIMLPDHARNFPIQCGGPVETGRGFVLHSDDYLSDSSIPVSDDISLTATLDIVRAISDGRGPARATMLLGYAGWGPGQLEAEIANNGWLNCPASEDLIFDPVLDNKYDRALALIGISPATLSAEAGHA; encoded by the coding sequence ATGGCTTTTTCCACTTTGAAGTCCGATCGTGAACGTGGGTTTCTCGACGGCCATTTCCTGATCGCCATGCCCGGCATGGTGGACGGTAATTTTACCCGCAGTGTCGTCTATGTCTGCGCCCATACGACGGCTGGCGCCATGGGCTTCATCATCAACCGCACCCAGCCGGTCAAATTCGCCGATATCCTGCTGCATCTCGACCTGATCGACCAGAACGATGCGATCATGCTGCCTGACCATGCCCGCAACTTCCCCATTCAATGCGGCGGCCCGGTGGAAACTGGCCGTGGCTTTGTGCTGCATTCCGACGATTACCTGAGCGACAGCAGCATTCCGGTCAGCGACGATATTTCCCTGACCGCGACGCTCGACATCGTCCGCGCCATTTCCGACGGACGCGGCCCGGCGCGCGCCACGATGCTGCTTGGCTATGCAGGCTGGGGGCCGGGCCAGTTGGAGGCGGAAATCGCCAACAATGGCTGGCTGAACTGCCCGGCCTCCGAAGACCTGATCTTCGATCCGGTCCTCGACAACAAATATGACCGGGCGCTGGCTCTGATCGGCATCAGCCCCGCGACCCTGTCGGCAGAGGCTGGCCACGCCTGA
- a CDS encoding GNAT family N-acetyltransferase, whose amino-acid sequence MTRSVFGFLSRQPERPELRDGTRLLRLPRNGDYNQWYRLRSESRGFLQPWEPLWRPDELTESAFRSRVIRNTQEHASGLAVPFFLFRESDTVLMGGLTIGLIRRGVSQACMIGYWMGERFAGQGHMFAALQLAKPYIFKELELHRIEAACIPDNDKSIRLLERAGFEREGLLRGYLNINGQWRDHAIYSLLAEPGAASGKKFYS is encoded by the coding sequence ATGACGCGGTCTGTGTTCGGGTTTCTGTCCCGCCAACCGGAACGGCCTGAACTGCGTGACGGGACACGTCTGCTGCGGCTGCCGCGCAATGGCGATTATAACCAATGGTACAGGCTGCGGTCTGAAAGCCGGGGCTTTCTCCAGCCCTGGGAACCGCTTTGGCGCCCGGACGAGCTGACCGAAAGCGCCTTTCGGTCCCGCGTCATACGCAATACCCAGGAACATGCCAGTGGACTGGCCGTGCCGTTTTTTCTGTTTCGCGAAAGCGACACTGTGCTGATGGGCGGGCTGACCATCGGCCTGATCCGGCGCGGCGTATCACAGGCCTGCATGATCGGATATTGGATGGGCGAACGTTTCGCTGGCCAAGGCCATATGTTTGCCGCACTTCAATTGGCAAAACCGTATATCTTCAAGGAACTTGAGTTGCATCGTATCGAAGCCGCCTGTATTCCTGACAATGATAAAAGCATACGGCTGCTGGAGCGGGCCGGTTTTGAACGGGAAGGTCTGTTGCGCGGATATTTGAACATCAACGGACAGTGGAGAGATCATGCGATCTACTCGCTTCTGGCGGAACCCGGCGCCGCTTCCGGCAAAAAATTCTATTCATGA